The nucleotide sequence AAATCGATTGGACAGATGGGCATCGATACTTATACCGACAAAAGATTTTTTAGCTGCAGACGCGCGTATCATGCGGGAGAGGATGATTTCGGGGGAAATTTTTCCTGTATCTTATTGAAATAAAAAATAACGAGAGCTGGTTTGAACTGAATATCATTGCATTTAGGCACTGGCTTTTATTATGTGTAGCTTGATAAAGAGACATGCGATTTTACGTATCCTGCGGCCAACGTGGCCCTGCCCTCAGTATCTCGATTTTGTTATCAATTAATTCATCAACGCCAATTTTGTTTTGTGTTTGAAATTTATAATTCACGGATGGATTTTGGAAAAACTGAGGCTTCTTTTTATCTTGGACGCCTAAATCTGGTGTGAGCATGTCTCTAATCTCATTAGCCGACTTAAAATTAGAAATATGTACATAGAGATCACAATCAGACACGGTTTTTCCTGTAGAGTTGCTGTAGTCAATGTATCGTTCACATAAAGCATTCTCTAAATAGTCTTTATCTCTCGCTTGTTCTTCAGGTGTGCCTGCCAGAGTGAATTGCACCAAATCATTTAAAAGGTTGATATGGATCATAAGCGTTCCAATTAGAGGATTATTTGATTAATTATAGAGCATTGTGTTCTTTTGTGCGCATAAATAATAAAGTAGTAGCAGCACAGCCTTTACCGGTATTTACGGTGTTATTCAGTTTGGGAGGGGGTGTTCAAAGGTGACTACAATGAGCCAGGTTTGTTTCCACTGTTCTGCCTCTACTCCCACCGCTAGTTGCATTTGTTCTGATTTTGAGTGAATTGAGATGAACTAGCGTTTTGAAGTTGGCAGATTCTTGTTTTTCCGAGTTTTTTTTAAGTAATAGACTAAGGGAAGAAACAGGGGGATAAGTAATAAACCCATAGTAACCTTTGCAGGATTCAGAGCGTATTTCCATTGATAATAACTTAGATTGGGTGCTGATTGTGGATTATAGGCTTCGTAGGTCAACAGGGTGATCAAGGTTGTAAATTGGCTATGAATATAGTTCCAGTTGTTCCACAGAATTGCTATTGCAATACAGATTAATCCTCCAATCAGGATAAAGATAATATTGGTTTTGCCCAAGCTGCTTTCAGGGCTAAGATTATTGAAAGCATAATAAAAACCACCGAGCATGATTAGGAGGCTTAAACAGAATAATAAATGGATGATTGGATTTTGCAGCAAGCCCATATAGCCCATTTGATTCGGATCGATTTGAGTCAGTGCGGCTTGAAATGGCGTTGTAAATATTAAAGCAACACGGAAAAAACCAATAAACAGAACGACCGCTAATACAGTCAATGTCCTCTTTTCCATGAGGGTAACTCGCATAGGCCAATAAATTAAAGTATATGCAAAAAGCACACGAACAGAGAAGGCGCTATCCGCTTTATACCATGGTCCTATAATGCCGTCGCTTTTCCACTGCGTCGTTTCTTGCTACTTTATGATTAGTAACAAATCGAGGGTAGGTTTCAATTGTAGTAGCATGGTTTTTAAAAGGGCGCTTTAATTCCCCAACCTCTTTTGCGGCACCGCTAAAAAATAAACTGTAAGGATTACTGTCGTAATATAAAGGACTTTCTGAGCTTCTTGTGGCAGAACAAGGGAATGATTTTTCCGTATCTTTGGGCTTATCATGAGGGATGGTTGAATCTTGCCAATCTGGGGATGAGAGTATCTCTGTAGTAGGGGGTGGTGATGAGCTACTGGATGGATGTACTGAACTGCCTGTTAACCGTACATTTACCCAAAACTTGTCGTCATCGAGATCGGAGCCAGAGTCATCTGTTCTACTTGATGTTGATGGATCATCGATAGTAGTGGATGCGGTAGAATCATTCAAACTCGTTGATTCATCCAGCAGTGCCTCTACCCAATGTTCGGCATTACTGAGATCCACCGTTGTAGAATCCTCGATGTCCGCCGATTCATCCGGCAGATCGGTCAGTAGTAACTCTACCCAATGTTCCGCATTACTTAGCTCCAGAGCAGTAGAATCCTCTTCTGTACTTGATGTTGACGTCCCGTCCTGGGTGACTGGTGTTGTAGAGTTCTCCATACTTGCTGGTTCATCCAGCAGATCAGTCAATAGTGCCTCTACCCAATGTTCGGCATTACTTAGATCTTGCGTATCAGAATCCTCTGTTGCTGTTGAAGCAGGACTATCTATACTTGCTATTGTAGACGCTCCTGCAATGCCTGGTTCATTCAGAAGATTAGATATAGAAAAAAGAAAGCTATCTACCCAGGTTTGATATCGTTGCTGTGTTTCTTCACTCATAGTTATCCCTAGCGCTGCAAGCGATCGGATTCGTTTCTGTAAATACAGGGCTATGCGAGGGTGTGTTATTGTCTCTTCCAAAATAGTCTGTCCAGGTATCGTTGCACTAAGATGGCGTAGTACCCGTTTTCTATAAGGTATTTCCAGATAGGTTGGTGGAAAGAGGGTGAGGTCAGTACAATCGCCAAATGGGGACAGTAAGTGGAGCGTTTCATTAGGAAACAATCTATCCACAGCTTTATAGGTTGTATCTGCTTGGGTCAATGAAGCAAAAATATTTTTTCTAATAGGGGCAATGGTATGAGAGGTGATTAGCTGACTCATATAAAGTGGAATCTTTAAACCCCGTCGTTGTAATTGCGCTAGCAAACCCACTAAATTTTTTTCAGCAACTCTTTCTTTATGATCCAGGCAAATATCTATAAGAGTGATAAAGGATTCGCCTTCAGCAGTTATTATCTTTAATGCACTCTCAAATTGATGAGGATCCATAGTTCGTACTTCGGTATCCTTTAAAACAATTGTGGGGCAGGCATTGGATCCGTATTCATCCCCACGCAAAGGCAAGGGATCCCCTGCTTTGTTGACATAATGGAAATCAACCGCAGAGTAATTTTTTTTGGCGAAATGGTTGATAATTGGCCTTTCGGTCGCTGAGCTTGCTGATTGAACATATAAGGCACAATTATGGACACTATTATCGGGCCAATAAACAGGGATGGTTGCTAATAAAAGATGGATATTGGCGGGGAGTTTAGAAGCAATGCCATCGATTCTTTTAATAAGTAATTTATATTCGTCCAGGCTTAAAGGACTCTCTTTGGTGTACAGGCTAAATTCATTCAGGCTTAAGCGGGTTACTAAAACATCGGCTGTTGTTATTTCTAGTTTTCTATGTGCTGTATTTGCTTGAGCCGCAAGATTTTCTATATGAGCGGCCATACGAGTTACCCTATCGTCAGTAATGGAATTGGTGTCCTTAATATACCAAGCCGTACCTCTTAACTCTTTTGCTTTTGATTGTAGGATTTCCCCGCTATTGTTTATTGCAATTATTTCTTGTATCTGAATAGGTTTACCCATCAAAGTACCCTAAGCGCCAAAAAAATTGATCTATTTTAAATCAATTTTATTAAGAAAAAATTAAATCGAATAATTGAATAAATTGTATGGAGGAAACAAAGTGGAATTACAGTGTTTCAAAATTTATTCAATCGGGTCGGTGTAAGGAATAAGGAAAAGAATATCTAAATTCTGCGAGGGGATAAAATTTTTTTTCTTTATTTGAAATTGAGTCGCTGAAATTTGTTTTGCTTCTTTTTTTCCACAAAAGCTTAGTATATTTTTCTTGTCACCTTTATCAATTGTTAGGGTAAAATTGCGAATCGGTCCTGCCCAGTTGGCGCCGGTTTTAAGAATATAAGCCAGGCGTCCTTCCGTATAAGGGGGCGTACTGTTTTTGGTTTTGGGGGTTAAACTTTTTTGTAAATGGTCGCTGATGCAGTATTTTGTAACAAATTCTTTATACCATTTTTCATGGATTGCATACGAAGTGCCTATACTGGTGCCTGCTGATGAGCCAACCACCGGTTGGTATTCATGTTCAATAATAATAGCTTGCCTGGGTGGAAAAATTTGCTCCCAGGTATAAGTGGTTTTTAAGTCCCATGCAGGTTGCGGTTCCTTTCTCATTCCTTTGCCATCGTCGAATTCCTCAAGCCAAATGAGGCCAAGTGATTCTAATTCCGGCCATTGCTGTTTGGGAATAGCCAGTAAGGCTTTTTTGGTTTGACTGTATTCAGGTGATAAAGGAAGCTTGTACTTTTTGAGTATAGCGGTTTGGTCCTTATTTTTAACCAGCGCTTTTTGGTGGATGGACATTTTAATCGGCTGGTTATTGACGCGAGTGACGAAACCCACAGGATTGACTGGATCATCGACTGGTAAAACTGCAAATTGTCTATCATAGCGGTAGCTTTTAATTAAGGGTAAAGGAAAGGCTACCAAAGCCTTAATAGGTTTATCCGATTTATTAAAAAAAATATAACGAATGCGTACCTTCTTTAAGGATAAAAAGAGTTCTTCCGATTGTAATTCAATGAAAGCATTTTTAGTGAAAACTAAACCTCCTGAAGCTAATTCAGCGGTGGAGTCGTTTGCACAGGCAATCCCAGAGAGGAATAGAATTGAGATTAAAAAAATGTTTCTTATCTTCATGGTGTTTCCTCATAACCAAGGTGCTAAAGCAATTGAGTATAAGTATGAGCAGTACAAGTCATATAATCCAGTGAATATTCTTTGAGTGATGCTTGCTCATAAATGACATCAAGACTGCTAATGGGAAGCTGTCTGAGGAATAGTTCTAATGCGTGTATACAGAGTCCCCTTGATAGATTATATTCAGGGTAATTAGTTAGTAAGGGACTATTATGAGAAGATTTTTTGCTGTATCCGGTCCACTATTTCTCAGTGCAATTAGTATTAGTTATGCGGCCAGTTATGATTGCCAAAAGGCAGGTAGTGCTGTAGAGAAAATGATTTGCAATGAGCAGGAACTCAGTATAAAAGATAGTTATTTGAGTCTTTTATATAACCAACTTTCTAACACGGCCTCAAGTAGCCAATTAACAGAAAGCCAAAAGCAATGGCTAAAAGAACGAAATCGCTGTCAATCTACATCCTGTCTTGCTAACGCTTATGATCAACGGATCAATGCGCTACATGCCTTGCTGCCAGCTTCGCAACCTATCCAGAAGCAGATTGCCACCGGGACTTGGCTTGCTGACTATAGCAATCAGTATGGGCAGTCCGCTTTGGAAATTACTGCTGTTGACTCAAAAGGTTTCAGTTATACCATTTTGGCAAATAACGGAGGTAATACAGGCGAACTGGACAATAAAGCGTTCTTTATTGGT is from Legionella donaldsonii and encodes:
- a CDS encoding DUF4424 family protein, with protein sequence MKIRNIFLISILFLSGIACANDSTAELASGGLVFTKNAFIELQSEELFLSLKKVRIRYIFFNKSDKPIKALVAFPLPLIKSYRYDRQFAVLPVDDPVNPVGFVTRVNNQPIKMSIHQKALVKNKDQTAILKKYKLPLSPEYSQTKKALLAIPKQQWPELESLGLIWLEEFDDGKGMRKEPQPAWDLKTTYTWEQIFPPRQAIIIEHEYQPVVGSSAGTSIGTSYAIHEKWYKEFVTKYCISDHLQKSLTPKTKNSTPPYTEGRLAYILKTGANWAGPIRNFTLTIDKGDKKNILSFCGKKEAKQISATQFQIKKKNFIPSQNLDILFLIPYTDPIE